One genomic window of Kosmotoga olearia TBF 19.5.1 includes the following:
- a CDS encoding nucleoside-triphosphatase — MPKYFLTGERGTGKSHIVEKLIELYRVTGFLTRFDKRRKELYLRFIQGPEYLIGKREKKKIQPIPEGFLKASKEIPELETSSKLLVIDEIGFLEECCEEFRRAVKNLLEHSDNCLCVLRKGKFPFIKELLTLGGFETIEVTVRNRESILSFLIEEYKKAGL; from the coding sequence ATGCCAAAATATTTCCTTACCGGCGAAAGGGGTACGGGTAAATCCCACATTGTTGAAAAACTTATAGAGCTATACCGTGTCACGGGTTTTCTCACGCGCTTTGACAAACGAAGAAAAGAACTGTACCTTAGATTTATTCAAGGACCTGAATATCTTATAGGTAAAAGAGAAAAAAAGAAAATACAACCGATACCGGAGGGGTTTCTTAAAGCATCAAAAGAGATCCCGGAACTTGAAACTTCTTCAAAACTACTTGTGATAGATGAAATAGGCTTCCTGGAAGAGTGCTGTGAAGAGTTCAGAAGAGCTGTTAAGAATTTGCTCGAACACTCAGACAATTGCCTCTGCGTTTTGAGAAAAGGAAAATTTCCTTTTATAAAAGAGTTGCTCACGCTGGGTGGTTTTGAAACCATAGAAGTTACTGTAAGGAACCGTGAAAGCATTCTTTCTTTCCTGATCGAAGAATATAAAAAAGCGGGCCTTTAA
- a CDS encoding permease, translating to MKESLKEKQKKEIMRDLIFLGITLVTAIILLSIFPDKREAVITTSWNFLIEMILILPAVMVLMGLFAVFVPKEMVVKYLGKSSGIKGIFISIFMGALPTGPLYVAFPMASALLKKGARISNIIIFLSAWACIKIPQELVELQFLGPKFMAMRLSLTIIFVILMGVFIEQIILWSNKKESKV from the coding sequence ATGAAAGAGTCTCTAAAGGAAAAGCAAAAAAAAGAAATTATGCGAGATTTGATCTTTTTAGGAATTACTTTGGTAACCGCGATAATTTTGCTATCAATTTTTCCTGATAAGCGCGAAGCGGTGATCACAACCTCATGGAATTTCCTCATTGAAATGATTCTGATACTCCCTGCGGTAATGGTATTGATGGGACTTTTTGCAGTGTTTGTCCCAAAAGAAATGGTTGTGAAATATTTAGGGAAAAGTTCCGGGATAAAAGGTATTTTCATTTCTATATTTATGGGTGCATTGCCTACGGGCCCTCTTTATGTGGCTTTTCCTATGGCTTCTGCTTTGCTTAAAAAAGGCGCGCGTATTTCCAACATTATTATCTTTCTTTCAGCATGGGCATGCATCAAGATTCCTCAGGAGCTGGTAGAACTTCAGTTCCTTGGACCAAAATTTATGGCAATGAGACTTTCTTTAACAATCATTTTTGTAATCCTTATGGGAGTATTCATAGAGCAAATAATTTTATGGAGCAATAAAAAGGAATCAAAGGTTTGA
- a CDS encoding permease has product MTTILINIFALSCLIFALIKDREKAKKSLMISLKSFFRILPTMLIIIVFIGLLLGFVPQSQISRIVGEQAGFFGILVIASLGAILHIPSLISFPLGASLLESGASVTAVAVFITTLTMIGVVTLPVEIKELGKKMALLRNGISFIIAIIIALIMGVIL; this is encoded by the coding sequence ATGACTACTATACTTATAAACATCTTTGCTCTCAGCTGCTTGATTTTTGCTTTAATCAAAGATAGGGAAAAAGCAAAAAAATCATTAATGATATCACTGAAGTCATTCTTTCGTATTCTTCCAACTATGCTTATTATCATTGTCTTTATAGGTTTGCTTTTAGGTTTTGTGCCACAAAGCCAAATCTCCAGGATTGTTGGTGAACAGGCAGGTTTTTTTGGAATACTCGTTATTGCATCATTGGGAGCGATCTTACATATCCCTTCTTTAATTTCATTTCCCTTAGGAGCGTCGCTTCTTGAAAGTGGAGCTTCAGTTACAGCAGTTGCAGTTTTTATTACCACATTAACTATGATTGGAGTAGTTACCCTACCGGTAGAAATAAAAGAACTAGGAAAGAAAATGGCTTTACTCAGAAACGGGATAAGCTTCATCATAGCAATTATTATTGCGCTTATTATGGGAGTGATACTATGA
- a CDS encoding ABC transporter ATP-binding protein, translated as MTDKKVLKVKNLVKTYKRRKTREKFVAVDEVSFEIKQGEIFALLGPNGAGKTTTIKSICGLLLPDSGSIEIMGKNLLKRRREALKHISAVLEGNRNLYWRMTPVENMIYFSGIRGKKLTREEALKILKKFNLEEKANDLVQQLSRGMQQKSAVAVCLATGADILLLDEPTLGLDVASSIELRSILRNITEKEGKTILLSTHDMNLVEAIADRVAIMSKGKIVVCEEKEKLMDMFRARRYVLKVSNKGKELEPHLKEFGAVDIKKEDGLFEFKIDLENPQKLFDLMDALKTMGTEIKSIEQDTVNFEKIFMKYVEQS; from the coding sequence ATGACAGATAAAAAAGTTCTTAAAGTAAAGAATCTTGTGAAAACATATAAGAGAAGGAAAACCAGGGAAAAGTTCGTAGCTGTTGACGAAGTATCTTTCGAAATTAAACAGGGTGAGATTTTTGCGCTTCTTGGGCCGAACGGTGCCGGAAAAACAACAACGATAAAGAGTATTTGCGGATTACTGCTTCCCGATTCAGGTTCAATAGAGATAATGGGGAAAAATCTCTTAAAAAGACGTAGAGAAGCATTAAAACATATCAGCGCCGTTCTGGAAGGAAACAGAAATCTTTACTGGAGAATGACACCGGTAGAGAACATGATCTACTTCTCCGGGATACGTGGAAAGAAACTCACAAGGGAGGAAGCACTGAAAATCCTCAAAAAATTTAATCTTGAGGAAAAAGCCAACGACCTTGTACAGCAACTTTCCAGAGGAATGCAGCAAAAATCAGCTGTGGCTGTGTGTCTCGCCACAGGAGCTGATATCCTGCTTCTCGATGAACCAACTCTCGGCCTCGATGTTGCTTCTTCTATTGAATTGAGGAGCATTTTAAGAAACATTACGGAAAAGGAAGGAAAGACAATCCTTCTATCGACTCACGACATGAACCTTGTTGAGGCAATTGCTGACAGAGTAGCTATCATGAGTAAAGGAAAAATCGTTGTCTGTGAAGAAAAGGAGAAACTCATGGATATGTTCAGAGCTCGAAGATATGTGCTGAAAGTTTCTAACAAAGGAAAAGAGCTCGAGCCCCATCTCAAAGAATTCGGAGCGGTAGATATAAAAAAGGAAGATGGGCTTTTTGAATTCAAGATCGACCTGGAAAATCCGCAAAAACTTTTCGATCTCATGGACGCTTTGAAAACCATGGGCACTGAAATAAAATCTATCGAACAGGACACGGTAAATTTCGAAAAGATATTCATGAAATATGTCGAGCAATCCTGA
- a CDS encoding ABC transporter permease, translated as MFRAFWANFWKNLIEFKRYYFDSISGILTILVFFYLIFFGVKTIGGGTPGFGKTLDGVIVGYFMWLMFVFSFQGVSWGIIEEAQRGTLEQVFMSPIPFEFQLFSRIIGNFVLNVSMVVVLMYFAAFTTGRTLNFDFLTLIYLLIVGVMCATGIGMIIGGIALIFKRVSSFVQIVTFGSLAFTMIDPKTPIMKFIPMSQVSYLMRQMTINKIGIMEFPFIEHLYLWLVSLLYLSLGIFIFRLFEKKAMRTGALSQY; from the coding sequence ATGTTTAGAGCTTTCTGGGCGAATTTTTGGAAAAACTTGATAGAATTCAAGCGTTACTACTTCGATTCCATCTCCGGGATACTCACGATTCTGGTTTTCTTTTATCTTATATTCTTTGGGGTTAAGACCATCGGTGGGGGAACTCCCGGGTTTGGAAAAACTCTCGATGGAGTTATTGTGGGTTATTTCATGTGGCTCATGTTTGTTTTTTCTTTTCAGGGTGTCAGCTGGGGAATAATTGAAGAGGCTCAAAGGGGGACTCTGGAACAGGTTTTTATGTCGCCCATACCCTTTGAATTTCAGCTGTTTTCCAGGATCATTGGTAATTTTGTTCTCAACGTTTCTATGGTAGTTGTCCTGATGTATTTCGCCGCTTTCACCACCGGCAGGACTTTGAATTTCGATTTTTTGACGCTTATCTATCTTCTTATTGTTGGGGTTATGTGCGCCACGGGAATAGGTATGATCATCGGGGGTATTGCCCTGATTTTCAAGAGGGTCTCATCATTCGTTCAAATCGTGACTTTTGGCTCGCTTGCTTTCACGATGATCGATCCGAAAACTCCGATCATGAAATTTATACCGATGTCTCAAGTATCGTATCTGATGCGACAGATGACTATAAACAAAATAGGTATCATGGAATTTCCGTTTATAGAACATTTGTATCTCTGGCTGGTTTCTCTCCTGTATCTTTCTCTTGGAATCTTTATCTTCAGGCTTTTTGAGAAAAAAGCAATGAGAACAGGCGCGCTCAGCCAGTATTGA
- a CDS encoding thermonuclease family protein, whose product MAKVVTTNRICFCRGVSNIDGDTIKVILDSEIETIRLIGVDTPESVHPRKPVEYFGKSASLFSKLLR is encoded by the coding sequence ATGGCTAAAGTAGTTACAACCAACCGAATATGCTTCTGCAGAGGTGTATCCAATATAGATGGAGATACGATCAAGGTGATTTTAGATTCAGAAATCGAAACAATTCGCTTGATAGGAGTCGATACACCGGAAAGTGTTCATCCAAGAAAGCCTGTTGAATATTTCGGAAAATCAGCTTCTCTTTTCAGCAAGTTACTACGATGA
- a CDS encoding DUF6062 family protein yields MRAGDIAESTVMELFKVNDYDCPVCRAVNDASIAWLASVLADLLHNFESREKLLHGGLCQTHRGKIVSLARSTSDIGGLPVAMLLEEMLERQLKALENSGKRRFFRKNNKTHSKTCYLCSFEKETEMRYIIALQSAFRKAEFRRAYEETSRIICIDHSVMILGRLTATEWFKEIQKKKYRFMLTQLGHYISKHDYRNKEPFGEEALFWKIATKLTGEIETKG; encoded by the coding sequence ATGAGAGCCGGTGATATAGCCGAAAGCACTGTAATGGAATTATTCAAAGTTAATGATTATGATTGTCCTGTATGCAGAGCTGTTAATGACGCTTCGATAGCATGGCTTGCCAGTGTCCTTGCAGATCTTCTCCATAATTTCGAATCCCGGGAAAAACTCCTTCATGGTGGACTGTGCCAGACGCATAGAGGCAAAATAGTGTCTCTTGCCAGATCGACGTCAGATATTGGAGGACTGCCGGTGGCAATGCTTCTGGAAGAAATGCTGGAACGCCAGCTCAAAGCTCTGGAAAATTCAGGGAAAAGAAGGTTTTTCAGAAAAAACAACAAAACCCATTCTAAAACATGTTACCTGTGTTCCTTTGAGAAGGAAACGGAGATGAGATATATCATAGCATTGCAAAGTGCATTTAGAAAAGCCGAATTCAGAAGAGCCTATGAAGAAACCTCAAGGATAATTTGTATTGATCATAGCGTGATGATTCTGGGAAGACTTACCGCAACCGAATGGTTTAAGGAAATTCAAAAAAAGAAGTATAGATTCATGTTAACTCAACTGGGGCATTATATTTCAAAACACGATTATCGAAATAAAGAACCTTTTGGTGAAGAAGCCCTTTTCTGGAAGATTGCTACTAAACTTACCGGGGAAATAGAAACAAAAGGTTAG
- the hcp gene encoding hydroxylamine reductase, with amino-acid sequence MSMFCYQCSETLNGKACTVAGVCGKDPETSNLLDLLVWVLKGISFWATEARKLGVDDPEVNLFVAEGLFTTITNVNFDPESIGKKIEKAFALRERIMKATKEAYKEQYGKEFSKEVPEAATWYVPGDLSVWELKGAEVGALSTKDEDIRSLRELLTYGLKGIAAYTDHAYILQKFNDEILHFLQEGLAATLDDSLTVNDYVALVMKAGEFAVKAMQLLDEANTSRYGNPEITEVYTGTLPGPAILVSGHDLLDLEEILKQTEGKGINVYTHGEMLPAHAYPELKKYKHLVGNYGTSWYNQQKEFAQFNGAIVMTTNCIQKPLESYKDRIFTTGLVGWPGVKHIPNRTDGGQKDFTPVIEKALELGGLEEKPGKKIVIGFAHEQTAQVADKIIEAVKAGKIKRFVVMAGCDGRAKEREYYTEMAKRLPKETVILTAGCAKYRYNMLDLGDIDGIPRVIDAGQCNDSYSLVVTALRLKEAFGLDDINDLPISYDIAWYEQKAVAVLLALLYLGVKGIRLGPVLPAFLSPNVLKVLVENFDIKPISTVEQDLELILQGK; translated from the coding sequence CGGAAACATCTAACCTGCTCGATCTTCTTGTATGGGTTCTAAAGGGAATTTCCTTCTGGGCTACCGAAGCGAGGAAACTCGGTGTAGATGATCCAGAAGTGAACCTATTTGTGGCAGAAGGACTTTTTACAACTATAACCAACGTGAATTTCGATCCCGAAAGCATCGGTAAGAAAATCGAAAAGGCTTTTGCATTAAGGGAAAGAATCATGAAGGCCACAAAAGAGGCTTACAAAGAACAGTACGGAAAAGAATTCTCTAAAGAAGTTCCTGAAGCTGCAACATGGTATGTTCCCGGAGATTTAAGTGTCTGGGAACTTAAAGGTGCAGAAGTAGGCGCTCTTTCCACAAAAGATGAAGACATAAGATCCCTGAGGGAACTGCTTACCTATGGATTGAAAGGAATCGCCGCTTATACAGACCATGCTTACATTCTGCAAAAGTTCAATGATGAGATTCTCCACTTCTTACAGGAAGGTCTCGCTGCGACCCTGGACGACTCATTGACGGTAAATGATTATGTTGCTCTTGTAATGAAAGCTGGAGAATTTGCTGTTAAAGCCATGCAGCTTCTGGATGAAGCGAACACATCCCGTTACGGAAATCCAGAAATTACTGAAGTTTATACCGGTACGCTCCCCGGACCCGCGATACTGGTGAGCGGACACGACCTTCTCGACCTCGAAGAAATCCTGAAGCAAACGGAAGGCAAAGGAATAAATGTCTATACTCATGGAGAAATGCTTCCCGCTCATGCCTATCCAGAGCTCAAGAAATACAAGCATCTTGTTGGAAACTACGGAACTTCCTGGTACAACCAGCAAAAAGAGTTTGCTCAATTTAACGGTGCAATTGTTATGACAACGAACTGTATCCAGAAACCTCTCGAGAGCTATAAAGATAGGATATTCACAACGGGTCTTGTTGGTTGGCCTGGAGTGAAGCATATACCCAATCGAACAGATGGAGGTCAAAAAGATTTCACCCCTGTTATCGAAAAAGCCCTTGAACTGGGTGGATTGGAAGAAAAACCCGGAAAGAAAATAGTGATCGGTTTCGCTCATGAACAAACAGCTCAAGTAGCAGACAAGATAATAGAAGCAGTGAAAGCTGGAAAGATTAAACGCTTCGTCGTTATGGCCGGATGTGATGGAAGAGCGAAAGAGCGTGAATACTACACAGAAATGGCTAAGAGATTACCCAAAGAAACCGTCATATTGACAGCCGGGTGTGCAAAATACCGATACAACATGCTTGATCTCGGTGATATCGATGGTATCCCAAGAGTAATAGATGCGGGGCAGTGTAATGATTCTTACTCACTAGTTGTTACAGCGCTTCGATTGAAGGAAGCTTTCGGCCTTGATGATATTAACGACCTACCGATCTCTTATGATATCGCGTGGTATGAACAAAAAGCCGTTGCTGTTCTTCTCGCGTTACTTTACCTCGGTGTCAAAGGCATAAGGCTCGGACCGGTTTTGCCCGCATTCCTTTCGCCGAATGTTCTTAAAGTTCTTGTGGAGAATTTTGATATAAAACCGATATCAACTGTCGAACAAGATCTTGAACTGATCCTTCAGGGCAAGTAA